A region from the Bacillus sp. Marseille-P3661 genome encodes:
- a CDS encoding Hsp70 family protein → MEPIYGIDLGTSNCLAAQVDELFGTINIECLEDENSNISFPSVVHFHKENEVIVGDRAKELLPRFPGPTVELVKLRLGMEKNLELTINGKKVKKSPQEITGAMLKHFQTLHNNKIKKAVLTVPANFNENQKKAILESGKLAGIDIVEYITEPSAAIMYHLYDQFKDKEFEAFFKEERNFLVFDFGGGTLDLSLINVSIDEKGNLKPNVLITEGDNVLGGNVIDLELTRFLLYDLHTYYYDSFTHKLTEVFDYFYENKRFPDHAEEEVVEYILDVKKNAERAKVQLSTEEVVTIEFPPSAQASEMYANLDLSREVFEEEVLEEKDFGQRVINALENLESENKDYYEIHEIIFVGGSAQIPYFQQKFIEKYPSLKNKLSVSRDYDRAIAMGAAILGAIRNGIEVPPFGLNRCFNQVPHNIFIDHKGHSDLFVRARTKIPFEKPAEKQVRIRHALETNIHIILKEQYGDYDFDLKERVSKEHSIKEVNFYHPFFYTNEEITVTLFIDEHGFINISALHDRTNESVDFKTEKLFQLTDKEFNEAKTRIDQLREIELDLKNISF, encoded by the coding sequence ATGGAGCCTATTTATGGAATAGACCTGGGGACTTCTAATTGTCTCGCTGCACAGGTGGATGAACTGTTTGGGACAATTAATATTGAATGTTTAGAGGATGAAAATTCTAATATCTCTTTTCCTTCAGTTGTTCATTTTCATAAAGAAAATGAAGTTATTGTAGGAGATCGAGCAAAAGAATTATTGCCTCGTTTCCCAGGTCCAACTGTCGAGTTAGTAAAGCTTCGACTAGGGATGGAAAAAAACTTAGAGCTGACGATTAATGGAAAAAAAGTAAAAAAAAGTCCACAAGAAATCACTGGTGCAATGCTTAAACATTTTCAAACATTGCATAATAACAAAATTAAAAAAGCTGTTTTAACAGTACCAGCCAACTTTAATGAAAACCAAAAGAAGGCGATTTTGGAGTCTGGGAAATTAGCAGGAATTGACATAGTGGAATATATTACGGAGCCAAGTGCAGCTATTATGTATCACCTTTATGATCAATTTAAGGATAAGGAGTTTGAAGCATTCTTTAAAGAGGAACGAAACTTTTTAGTGTTTGACTTTGGTGGAGGAACATTGGACCTTTCTTTAATCAATGTTTCAATAGATGAAAAAGGCAACTTAAAGCCTAATGTATTAATCACGGAAGGAGATAATGTATTAGGAGGAAATGTCATTGACCTAGAGTTGACACGATTTTTACTATACGATCTACACACATATTATTATGATTCATTTACTCATAAACTAACAGAGGTATTTGACTACTTTTATGAGAATAAAAGGTTCCCTGATCATGCTGAAGAGGAAGTAGTTGAATATATTTTAGATGTGAAGAAGAATGCAGAACGTGCCAAAGTCCAGTTGTCAACTGAGGAAGTCGTCACAATTGAATTTCCACCATCAGCCCAAGCTTCTGAAATGTATGCAAACCTTGATTTGTCTAGAGAAGTATTTGAGGAAGAAGTATTGGAAGAGAAGGATTTTGGACAACGTGTCATAAATGCCCTTGAAAATTTGGAATCAGAGAATAAAGACTATTATGAAATTCATGAAATCATTTTTGTTGGAGGGTCTGCACAAATTCCTTATTTTCAACAAAAATTTATTGAAAAATACCCAAGCTTGAAAAACAAGTTAAGCGTATCTCGTGATTATGACCGAGCTATCGCAATGGGTGCAGCTATTTTGGGAGCAATCCGAAACGGTATTGAAGTTCCCCCATTTGGATTGAATCGATGCTTTAACCAGGTACCACATAATATCTTTATTGATCATAAAGGACACTCAGACCTATTTGTACGAGCTAGAACTAAAATTCCGTTCGAAAAGCCAGCAGAAAAGCAAGTCAGAATTAGGCATGCTCTTGAGACAAATATTCATATCATTCTTAAAGAGCAATATGGAGACTATGACTTCGACTTAAAAGAAAGAGTTTCAAAAGAGCACTCCATAAAAGAGGTTAATTTTTACCATCCGTTTTTCTATACAAATGAAGAAATAACGGTCACATTATTCATTGATGAACACGGATTTATTAACATCTCAGCCTTACATGACAGAACCAATGAATCCGTCGATTTCAAAACAGAAAAACTATTCCAGCTAACAGACAAAGAATTCAACGAAGCTAAAACTCGAATAGACCAACTACGAGAAATAGAACTAGACTTAAAGAATATAAGTTTTTAA
- a CDS encoding IS110 family transposase translates to MNYTQNQKISQITPSTLVIGIDVAKEKHVARAQDDRGLEFGKRLIFQNRFHGFELLLEWAHRHAKENSKDHIIFGVEPTGHFWLNLAYYLTAKGYDIVLVNPMHVKKSKEFDDNSPTKNDTKDAKVIAQLIKDGRYSVPNLFDGIYAELREGVKVRDQLIQQLMITEGRIQNMIDRYFPEFFDVFGDWEGKAALCTLKLFPFPSQIVEMTPEEILQEWKLFVQRGVGIKRATKLVEAARKSIGLTIGTQFAQREMVNLLEQLELFRKQLEDLDQELEGIVRTIPGANEMIDITGLGVATVTTVLSEIGDLKNYKHPQQLVNLAGLSLRENSSGKHKGKTTITKRGRSKLRRALYMAIRPLVAHNPTFKALHHYYTKRPDRPLKKQQSLIALCCKLLRVIFVIGHKQCQFDGSKLLQGIPQENLLQVA, encoded by the coding sequence ATGAATTATACACAAAATCAAAAAATCTCTCAAATCACACCTTCAACTTTAGTTATTGGCATTGATGTTGCAAAAGAAAAGCATGTAGCACGCGCACAAGACGACAGAGGCTTAGAATTCGGAAAGCGTCTGATTTTCCAAAACAGATTTCATGGCTTTGAGCTATTACTAGAATGGGCTCACCGTCATGCAAAAGAAAATTCTAAAGATCATATTATCTTTGGTGTAGAACCAACAGGTCATTTTTGGCTGAATCTTGCTTATTATCTTACGGCAAAGGGCTATGACATTGTGTTGGTCAATCCAATGCATGTAAAGAAAAGCAAAGAGTTTGATGACAACTCACCTACGAAGAACGATACAAAGGATGCAAAAGTAATTGCACAGTTGATTAAAGATGGGCGATACTCTGTACCTAATCTCTTTGATGGCATCTATGCTGAACTTAGAGAAGGCGTCAAAGTTAGAGATCAACTCATCCAACAATTAATGATTACAGAAGGGCGTATTCAAAATATGATTGATCGCTACTTTCCAGAATTCTTCGATGTCTTTGGAGACTGGGAAGGTAAAGCAGCTCTTTGTACATTAAAACTTTTCCCATTTCCATCACAAATCGTGGAGATGACACCTGAAGAGATACTTCAAGAATGGAAACTATTTGTTCAAAGAGGTGTTGGAATTAAACGGGCTACAAAGTTAGTAGAGGCTGCTCGTAAGAGCATTGGTTTAACTATTGGAACCCAATTTGCACAACGAGAGATGGTTAATCTCCTTGAACAATTAGAGCTTTTCAGAAAGCAACTAGAAGACCTTGATCAAGAGTTAGAAGGTATTGTTAGAACGATACCTGGTGCAAATGAAATGATTGATATTACAGGACTTGGCGTGGCCACAGTCACTACTGTTTTATCTGAAATTGGGGATCTCAAAAATTATAAGCATCCCCAGCAGCTAGTTAACTTAGCAGGGCTCTCCTTACGAGAGAATAGTTCAGGGAAACACAAAGGAAAAACAACCATTACTAAACGAGGTCGAAGTAAACTACGAAGGGCTTTGTATATGGCTATACGTCCTCTGGTTGCACATAATCCAACGTTTAAAGCCCTGCATCATTATTACACAAAACGCCCTGATAGGCCTTTAAAGAAACAGCAGTCTCTGATTGCCTTGTGTTGTAAATTATTACGAGTCATTTTTGTCATAGGACATAAACAATGTCAATTTGATGGTTCCAAGTTATTACAAGGGATACCTCAAGAAAACCTATTACAGGTTGCATAA